A genomic window from Salvia miltiorrhiza cultivar Shanhuang (shh) chromosome 5, IMPLAD_Smil_shh, whole genome shotgun sequence includes:
- the LOC130987200 gene encoding LOW QUALITY PROTEIN: probable E3 ubiquitin-protein ligase HIP1 (The sequence of the model RefSeq protein was modified relative to this genomic sequence to represent the inferred CDS: deleted 1 base in 1 codon), whose translation MKKRSLEGDSSESSRGRQTSAAAHVSSSSSSTSVSDSRHSSCPSGSDSSTSASVRTGGSANVNKSRTRLSYRQNGRNTSSFRESSIRVSRFPDSEPPRNVGRPRLSQQYSPNASSSGLSSYSLSHSSSNDDSRSTLMPYTSAEPGYSHFVNRDMLQRYNMDGIAEVLLALERIGQDEEMTHEQILALETSLFLNGLNLYDQHRDMRLDIDDMSYEELLALGDRMGTVSTALSEKELSKCIKRSIYQFTPTEAGFTESGEDGDDVKCSICQEEVLEGRCYRGVSRV comes from the exons ATGAAGAAGAGAAGCCTAGAAGGGGATAGCAGCGAGTCCAGTAGAGGGAGACAAACAAGTGCAGCCGCACATGTCTCGTCTTCAAGTAGCAGCACCTCCGTCTCTGACTCTAGACACAGCAGTTGCCCCTCTGGTTCGGATAGCAGCACGTCTGCTTCTGTCAGGACAGGCGGGTCAGCTAATGTTAACAAGAGTAGGACGAGGCTTTCTTACCGACAAAACGGAAGAAATACTTCAAGCTTTAGAGAATCCTCGATCCGCGTCTCCCGGTTTCCTGATTCTGAACCACCTAGAAACGTTGGCAGACCGAGATTATCACAGCAATACTCTCCCAATGCCTCTTCGAGTGGGTTGAGTTCGTATAGTCTCTCTCATTCTAGTAGTAATGATGACAGTCGATCCACTTTGATGCCTTATACTTCAGCTGAACCTGGCTACAGCCACTTTGTAAACCGTGACATGTTACAACGATACAATATGGATGGTATCGCTGAG GTATTACTAGCACTCGAGAGGATCGGGCAGGATGAAGAAATGACACATGAG CAAATACTCGCCTTGGAGACCAGTTTATTTCTCAACGGCCTCAACCTATATGACCAACACCGAGACATGAGACTGGATATTGATGACATGTCGTATGAG GAATTGTTGGCTCTAGGGGATAGGATGGGTACA GTTAGCACGGCTCTTTCAGAAAAGGAACTGTCAAAGTGTATCAAGAGAAGCATATATCAGTTTACCCCAACAGAAGCAGGATTCACAGAATCGGGCGAAGATGGAGATGATGTCAAATGCAGCATTTGCCAG GAGGAAGTACTTGAAGGGAGATGCTATCGGGGAGTTAGTCGAGTGTGA